AGCTACTGTTGAGAAGTGTAATGAATTGTCCAAGCAACTGTTCTATACTCGTCTTGCAAGGTTAGATTTCTCTACTTTTGGTTTGTAATTATTAAGTTAATCTTGTGAAGTGTGGTAAAATAGTGTTGGTCTGTGAGATTTTTTGCCTTTTGTTGAAATGGGGGTTTGTTGTTTGGCTGTGTGTAGTATCTGAATGTTGGTTGTTTTAATGTTTTAACTCTGGTGTTTAATGTAAATTTTGAGAGTGTAATTTGCTGAAGGTCAGTTATGATATTGGGCACTATTCTGTGTGTGGGTTGTTTGAGCTAGGTtaagtgtttttttcttttggtctatTTTGATACGTTGATGTTACTGCATTGAACGATGAGTCCCTCTTTAGTAATTTTGTCTTGATAGTTGCCATGTTTGGATCTTGTATAGTGTGTGTAGCTAGTGCAGAATAAAACtgaggttgatttttgtttttctattcAGCTTGTGTAAATGTTTCACCATTTGCTCTTGAGTTAGATTACATAGGCGGTATATAACTCAGATGCTGAGTTCAGACTTTTCAAGACATTGATGCTAGAAAAGCAGATGCCATTGTGAAGTTTTCTTACATATGTGATGTGTAGAAACTTCCTAGATTTCTTGACAGGCTTATGTGTTATACTTTGTTCTTTTATGTTCAAATTGGGTGAAAGAAATACCATACATGGTTCATGTTGTTGGTGGTATAGTATCATACTTTCTGTTTATTTCTTTGATTGATGGACGAGCCTTTCATTTTCTATTGATAGCCTTTTTATTGCGTATTTTGGATTCTTGAGTGGGCAATGGCTATCATAAAACAAAAAATTTGAACATGTTTAAACGGTTCTCTTTGGGTTATGATTGAAGTGCAACCTCTGGCTCCGATCTGTCTTCACTTATAAGCCTTTTGATCAATGCAAGATGCGTTTCTCTTTCCTGCTTTTTGCGTATGATCCTGTGAGGTTTAgattatttgagtttcttaatggATGTTTCTATTTATGGTAATCGCAGTTTCACTGTGTAGTTTCTGCGCGTTTTATGTTTTAGTTTGGGATTTGTTTCAAATTATATGGCCCTAACTTGCTGAAGCTCAATAATGGTTTTAGACTTTTAGGTAGTAGGTTCACATGTAATTGTCATGGCCAAGTTCCTCAGAGCATTGAAGGAGAGCTggtgttttatttttttgttgcctAGTGTGCAGCTACTGTAGGTTCTATCCAGGGTTATGATTCACTGAGAATAGCTCAGATATTTTGTGCAGTTTTGCGTACATATGCTTTCAAAAATAACATGTGATATGCTGTAAATTCTAGATTTCTGAGTTTTATACTTTGTTTCACTTATGTTTCAAATTTGGATGAAGAAGGCCACATGGCTCATGTGGTTGGGGATATGTTATTATACcttctttttgtttctttgatCGATGGGGAAGCTTTGCTTTTTCTATTACTGTGCTTTTTATTATATTATCTTGAATTAAAGGGTGGCTATGTCTTCCTTGTATTAAGTGTTTCAACAGTTCTCCTTGAATACATTGTTCGTCAGTACAACCTTTGGATGCATATCTCCATCTTTACTCTTAAGCTTTTTGATTAATGCAAGATACTTCTGCTCTTTCTTCTTTCTCAAATTTGAATTTCTACTGCTGGTTTCGCAAATTTGTTTTGTCAATTACAATAAATCTTAAAGCTTACGCAACACCGATATCTTTTCCTGCAGTATTCCTGGTCGTACTGAGTCATTCTGGAAGGAAGTTGGTGCTGTCAAGCAGCTATGGAAGAACAGGCAAGAGCTGAAGGTTGAGGACGCTGGTATTGCTGCTCTCTTTGGTCTGGAGTGCTTTGCTTGGTTCTGTGCTGGTGAGATTGCAGGAAGAGGATTTACCTTCACTGGTTACCATGTCTGATAAACACAATGTACCACCCAATGCTTCAACGAGGAGTTTCTCGATTTTCTTTGGATGATTAGGTTGATATATAAATTCTACTGTAGTTTAATGGTTAGCAAAACCTAAATTTACttgcaaaattttgtttttctggaaatgcaagcttttttctcTAGCTGACTAGTCAGTAAGACACATATGGGAAGCCTTAATAATTTGTGGATTTGACACCACTGTTCGTTCTCTTTTGAAATGGTTACTTCTGCGATTCGAGTTTGTAATTTCCTGTCATATTTGACTAAAATACTGCACAGTTTTTATAAACATCACTTGATGAATGTTTCTCTGCTGTTAGATCATTTGCTGGTTATGTTTTTCAACTAAACAGGAAAACTAAGATGATGGAAATTGTGTTAGTATAATCGACCAGAACTAAATCATGGTATATTGGTGCTAGTTTTTGCGGAAGATTATATTGGTGTTGTCTCCGTTTCTAGAAAAGAGgtactatcactttttcattttaacctaaaaatagGAAAGCAATAGTAACTCTTTCATAGAAACTGAGGGGTAACCTAAAAATAGGAAAGCAATAGTAACTCTTTCCTAGAAACTGAGAGGGGACAAAACATATGCTTGCACTTTGCCTCCATTCTCAACTTTTAGAATATAGGGTAAAAAAACACACATATGTATAGGAGGCAGCTTCTAGCAAACTTGGCCAACCTGTCAACTGGTTTATTACGCACTCTATTTATATAGCAAACcacacaagaagaaaaagaacatgACAAAACCACACAAGAAATGAGATTGAGATCTTGTCTCCTACAACTGGAAATCAACTGAGAAACAGCTTCAGCCACACCCTTACtgtcagttttagtttattacgCTGCAGTTGTTGCGCCTATTGCAAACTCTCCTATACTGCTAAAGCTTCAGCTTGGTCAATGTGTCTTgcatattttctcttgatagagccATTTATTCAAGTAAAAGAATACAGAGAGTGCACATAAAACATGATGCAGTACTAGTACAAGTTGGGATTTTGTCTAAGCTGTCCTTTTCTTAATGTTCACTtgcaatccatttttcatataaAGGGTTGTCCCCTGTTGAGGGCAAACATGATGACCTTTCACCACCTCAACATGGAAGTTGAATAACACAGCTGCAACAACAGATTTCATTTGTGTAAAAGCTGCATCTCTGCCTAAACAACTTCTCGCACCAATGTTAAACGGCACGAATCTGGATGTTGGATCAATTAGCTTCCCATTTTCAGTTATCCATCTCTCTGGCTTAAATTCCAAACAATCTTCACCCCAAACCCATGGCATTCTTCCTACTGAATAGAAAGAAAGTAGTTTCTCCATTCCAGGAGTCACCACACTTCCATCAGGAAGTACGCCTTTCTTGACAACTGATTTTCGGTTGATAGGAAGTGGTGGATATAACCTTAAGGATTCAGATAAAGCCGCATGCAAATAAACCAATCCTTTCAAGTCATCTGAAGGGAAAACCCATGGCCATTCATGGGTTCTCTTTGTCAAAGACACCACAGAATACAACTCTTCCAAGATCTTTGCTTCAACATAAGGTGTGGTTGAAATTAACCAGAAAAACCAAGTGAGAGCTGATTTTATTGTATCTCGCCCGGCCAAGAATAAATTCAGCATTTCATCTTTAAGATAATTGTATTTCCCAGCCAAGGAAGCAAAATTACTGCTATTATCTGCAAGAGCTTTTATGTAAATTGATAAGAGATCTGCAGTTTCAACTCCGGCAAGAAAGTCTTTTCTCTTTTAAAAAATGTATTCACCATAGTTTTCATCTACCATTTTTTGAGCCTTCAT
Above is a genomic segment from Papaver somniferum cultivar HN1 chromosome 10, ASM357369v1, whole genome shotgun sequence containing:
- the LOC113316312 gene encoding cytochrome P450 86A7-like, which gives rise to MTEAFRSLGRGSFYMDGPMFSNYRFLVTCHPKNLEYILKTNFSNFPKGESFKEIFDALGVGIFNVDSDTWRLRRKLAHAGFRLGEFKAQVANTSRKVVEEQLVPFLAHVAEEGFSIDLQDVFSRYAYDINMGMVFGRYENYLYIGLPSNEMAEITDAAQRALLFRNVVPLFVWKLQRLFKIGKERVIMKAQKMVDENYDNSSNFASLAGKYNYLKDEMLNLFLAGRDTIKSALTWFFWLISTTPYVEAKILEELYSVVSLTKRTHEWPWVFPSDDLKGLVYLHAALSESLRLYPPLPINRKSVVKKGVLPDGSVVTPGMEKLLSFYSVGRMPWVWGEDCLEFKPERWITENGKLIDPTSRFVPFNIGARSCLGRDAAFTQMKSVVAAVLFNFHVEVVKGHHVCPQQGTTLYMKNGLQVNIKKRTA
- the LOC113318499 gene encoding uncharacterized protein LOC113318499, with amino-acid sequence MASKFVQLQSKACQVTKFVRTHGSAYYKQMLEQNKKYVQEPATVEKCNELSKQLFYTRLASIPGRTESFWKEVGAVKQLWKNRQELKVEDAGIAALFGLECFAWFCAGEIAGRGFTFTGYHV